The Proteiniphilum propionicum genome contains the following window.
AGAATAACGCCATTGAAATTTTCAAAATCCTCTGTCTGGTGCCACCACGAGCTTCCATAATTTCCTACAAAGTGTTTGTATTTTTTGAATGCCGGGTAGTAATTAGCCGGGAGCATCTCGCTGTGTGTATAAACATCTACACCGGTTCCTTCGGTCTGTTTCAGAAGCTCTTCCATATCTTTCATATCGTGCCCGCTTATGAGGATACCCGGGTTTTTGCGAACACCCAGGTTAACTTTAGTTATTTCCGGATTTCCGTAGCTCGAAGTATTAGCCTTATCCAGCAACGCCATTGCCTGCACCCCGTATCTTCCGGTTTCCAGCACTAGTGCTGTCAGCTCATCAGCCGTTAGAGAATCGTTGGTCACATCAACCAGTGCCCGCTGCATAAAGCCATAGATTTCATTATCTTCATAACCAAGGTTGAATGCATGTTCAGCATAGGCTGCCATTCCCTTTAGCCCGTAAGTAGTCAATTCGCGCAGTGAACGGATATCTTCGTTTTTTGTAGTCAATATACCTGCATCCAATGCTTTTTCTGCCATCTCCTCTTCAGACTCACCGGTCCAGAAGGCCCCGTCGTAGGTAATACATTCAATGTTTCCACCTGCTGATATCAATCTCTCTTTGGCCGCGTTTCTCATTTCGTATGCCATTAGTATACGTGTGATGAAACGGCTTTTATCGAAATTCGCGTTGGTGATAGTCATAAAGAGGCTGTCGGTAATAAACTTGTTTATTTCTGGTATCTCAATGCCAAGTTCCCTTAACCGGACGGTATAATGCGAAATCCCTTTGCAGAGAAACATCAACAAATCCTGCAGATTAGCTACATCGGCAGTTTTTCCGCAGACACCCTTTACGGTACAACCTGTATTTTTACTGGTTTCCTGACACTGAAAGCAAAACATTTTTTCCATATACTTTTGTTTTTATTGTTATTGAGTGATGCAAATATATCCTGATTCAATAGCAAAATGTGTAACCAATGTTACAATTTGTCGATTTAATAATATTTAACAAATGAAGTCATTGTCTGATCTTCCCCTAGTTGTACCTTTGTTTCAAAACAAAAATGCGATGTCAGAATACAATATAACCTTGTGTCCTCTTTTCTACAATCTATCATTAGAGGAGACAGATGAAATTCTGGAACGCTCTGTATCTGAAGTACGAACATTGGACAAAGGCAATTATGTTACCCGTCAGGGTGATAAAATAAACTGTCTTTACCTGCTGATGGATGGTCTCGTACGAACGGAAATGGTTGCCAAAGATGGAAATGTTCTTGAGATTGAGTTCATTGAACCTGTGAGACCGCTAGCCCCTGCCTTTCTTGTTGCTTCCGAAAACCGGTATCCGGTAGATGTGATCACTGCTGAGAGAAGCGTTTTTTATGTTATTCCCAAATCGTTGTGGTTAAAGGAGATGATGATGAATGAAAAGCTGCTTATCAACTTTATGAAAGTCAACTCCAATATAACAGTCTTTCTTTCAAAAAAGTTGCAAATGATGTCGATTAAAAGTCTCAAGGGCAAGCTCTCTCTATATATACTTGAGAATACAACCCCACAGAATAACTCTTTTATTTTAAGGCGCACCCAGACACAATTAGCGGAATATTTTGGAGTACAGCGCCCTTCCTTGGCACGCACTCTTGGTGAAATGATCCGTGAAGGGTTGATATCGCTTTATAAAAGAGAACTGAAAGTGCTTGACAGAAAAAAGCTGGAAGATTTGGTTTAACACCTCCATTTTGGTTTTTGTAATGATTTACCGGTGAAAAGCAGTTTAGACTAAAATAAAAGTATATATTTGCAAAGAAAGAGGAAAAAGTATTCACTATCATATTAATCTAAAAGTCATGAGTAATCAATTATCAAGAAGAAAATTTATTAAAACGGCTGCTGTAGGTGCCGTTGGTGTTACTGTTTTTCCACAGTTTCTAACTTCGTGTAAACAAAACAAGGCTGCAGGTAGTGATGACGAAATCATTCGCCTTGGTTTTATAGGCCTTGGCCAGCAGGCTATGTATCTGTTAAATGGATTTATTGGTATTCCGGGAGTGCAGGTGGTTGCCGGAAGCGATGTTTACGGTATAAAACGGGAGCGGTTCTTAAAGCGTGTGAACGCGCATTATGCTGATAAGCAGCAGGAAGTTGCCGTTGAAACGTATGAGAACTACAAGGATCTGATTGCGCGCGAAGATATTGATGCTGTGGTTATTGCCACGCCAGATCACTGGCATGCTTTTATGGCGATAGATGCCTGCAATGCAAAGAAAAACATCTATCTGGAAAAACCGCTGACATTTACCATTAAGGAGGGTCAGATGCTGGTGAAAGCTGTTCGCGACAATGGTGTGATTCTTGGTGTAGGCAGTCAGCAGCGCTCCGACGCTAATTTCCAGCACGCCGTGAAAATGGTACAGGAAGGAAAGATTGGCAAAATAGAAAAAGTAAACGCCTACGTAGGCGCTCCTCCCAAACCGTACGATCTTCCCGAGGAACCCGTTCCTGCCGATTTGAACTGGCCTTTATGGTTGGGCCCGTCTGAGTTTGTTCATTACAACTCCCAGCTGAACCCACCAATATCGCTCGATCCTGAACAGAATGAACAGTTCTGGGGCGCATGGCGCTGGTATAAGGAGCTTGGTGGCGGTTTCACCACAGACTGGGGCGCACATATGTTTGATATAGTTCAGTGGGGCCTTGAGATGGATAACAGCGGACCCGTTGAAATTATTCCCGCCGGCTATGAAGATACAAAATTCCTCACCTATAAATATGCCAACGGCGTTGTTATGACCGAAGAGCCTTTCGATGAGCAACAGACCAAAGGTGTGAAATTCTGGGGCGACAAAGGGTGGATAGAGGTTTCGAGAGGCCATTTCGTTGCGTCAGACGACAGCCTGTTACCTCCAAAGGTGGAAGTTGCAGAGGGCGCTTATGAGACTAAAATACCACATCTCGAAAATTTTATTGAATCATTAAAGGCAAAGACCGATCCGGTTGTCCCCGTGGAGACAGGTCATCGTTCTTGTACCGTATGTACGCTGGGTAACATCGCCTACGATCTGGGCCGTCCCATCAAGTGGGATCCGGCAACAGAGAAGTTTGTTGATGATACGGAAGCCGAAGCCAACAGGCTTTTTAATAAAACTTACAGCGAAGGATACGTCTTGTGACAATAGAATCGTAATTAATTATAAAAGCTGCCACATGGCAGCTTTTTTTCACTCTTCCGGTTTGAGCATGATCCCCAGCTCATCCAGCTGTTCCTGCTCAACTCGCGAAGGCGCATCAATCATCACATCTCGTCCTGCCGTATTTTTAGGGAAGGCAATACAGTCGCGGATACTGTCTAACCCCGCAAATATAGATACAAACCGGTCAAGCCCAAAAGCTATTCCACCATGCGGAGGCGCACCAAACCTGAATGCATTCATAAGGAACCCGAATTGTTCCTGCGCCTTTTCTTCGGTAAAACCCAGTACCGAGAACATCTTCTTCTGCAAAGCACTGTCATGGATACGTATTGAGCCACCGCCAACTTCCACGCCATTGATTACCATGTCGTATGCATTGGCACGTACGTCTCCTGGGTTGGAGTCGAGCAGGGGTATATCTTCTGGTTTAGGAGATGTGAACGGGTGGTGTTTAGCGAAAAACCGATTCATCTCTTCATCCCTTTCCAATAATGGGAAATCAACCACCCATAGGCATTGATAGTTGTTTTTGTCTCTCAGTCCCAGGCGCGATCCCATCTCCAGACGCAATTCAGACAGCTGTCTCTGAGTCTTCTCCCTCTCGCCGGCTAGCATCAGTATCAGATCGCCCTGCCTGGCATTGCAGCGTTCAGCCCATTTCAGCAGCACCTCTTCGCCGTAGAATTTATCTACCGATGACTTGAGTGATCCATCTTCGTTATAACGCACATAGATAAGGCCTTTGGCTCCAATCTGGGGCCGTTTCACGAAATCAGTCAGTTCATCAAGTTGTTTGCGGGTGTAGGTAGCGCAACCTTCCGCACAGATGGCACCTACATATTCGGCGCTGTCAAAAACCCCGAAATTGTGTTTCGTTGTCAGATCCTTCATTTCATTGAAGGTCATCCCGAAGCGTGTATCCGGCTTGTCGGAGCCGTAGAGGCGCATAGCATCGGCGTAGCTTATACGTGGAAAGTCGGAAATATCTATTCCTTTTATAGTCTTAAAGAGATGTTTAGTGAGCCCTTCAAAAATGTTCAGCACATCTTCCTGCTGCACGAACGACATCTCGCAGTCTATCTGCGTAAACTCAGGCTGACGGTCTGCACGCAGGTCCTCATCGCGGAAACATTTCACAATCTGAAAATAACGGTCGAAACCCGAAACCATCAGCAGCTGCTTAAAGAGCTGCGGCGATTGCGGCAGCGCGTAAAACTCTCCCTGGTTCATACGTGATGGAACAATGAAATCGCGTGCTCCTTCGGGTGTTGACCCGATAAGTACCGGTGTCTCCACTTCTAAAAAATCTCTTTCATCGAGATAACGTCGTGTCTCAAATGCCATTCTATGTCGCAGCTCCAAGTTTCGGCGTACCACATTGCGGCGCAGGTCTAGATAGCGGTACTTCATTCGAAGCTCATCGCCTCCGTCTGTTTCGGTTTCTATGGTGAATGGTGGTGTTTCGGCCGGATTCAGCACATTCAGTTTCGAAGTGATGATCTCGATGTCTCCCGTAGGAATATGTGGGTTTTTGCTTGAGCGTTCCTTTACCGTTCCGGTGACCTGTATTACCCATTCCCGGCCAAGCTTGTTTGCCTGATCGAACAGGTTATTGTCCACCTCCTGGTTAAACGACAGTTGAGTTATACCGTAACGGTCACGGAGGTCGATAAAGGTCATTCCGCCCATCTTGCGAATTTTGGAGACCCAGCCGGCTAAAGTCACCTCTTTGTTTGCATCTGTTAAGCGTAGTTCGCCGCAAGTGCTGTTTCTGTACATAAATGATTACTCTTTATAGATTGAGTGTCTGAATAAAAAAATTACCCCGACAGATATAAAATTGAGTGCAAATGTACATAAAAATGTACAAAACAGGTTGAAAAAATGTCTCAATGGATAAAAATCATCCCAAATAACTGAAAAAAGTTAACCTCAAGCGAACGCTATTTCCATGATAATCCCGAGATTGCATTGTGTTAATCGCTTTAAAATCCTGTAACTTTGTGATCAGCAACAACAAATGTTTGCAAGCCATTTAAAAAAGGAATTATTCCATTCTCCCCACCCTGAAATAACATCAACTTAATTTGTGTATTTAATACTCTTATTTGTGATTTTATAGTTAATAATAAATGAAGATAAGAGGTTTTCCATGGCAAAATTTGTAAAAAACCTAATAAGTTTTGAGTTTGTCCAAAATTAGTTGTACTTTTGCAACCACTTTTTGAGAACAACAAATAGATTGCTTTTTAAGCATGCCTGTTACTCATAGAAATTTGATGTTTCAAAAGTGAAAATTCCGGATATAATCCGGTTAAATAATTTCGGGGTGTAGCACAGTCCGGTTAGTGTACCTGCTTTGGGAGCAGGGGGTCGCGAGTTCGAATCCCGCCACCCCGACGGTGAAAATCAAGCACTTATCTGTTTATTCAGGTAGGTGCTTTTTTTGTATAATACTTCCCAAAAACCGGACACCAAGTTAATATATGCCGATGAAAGAAAAAAACAAGAAGAAAATTCAGTATAGAATTAAAAGCGAAACTCGTTTTAGAAGTGCTAAGTTCAGTTTAGAAGTGCAACTTTCAGTATATTATTTTGTTTGTTAAAGGAAATCTTTATAGCTTTAGGCGTTTAAATCAGATTTAGCCATGTTCGAACGTTACAAAAGTAATTACACCTTGAGGAAATATTTCATTTCGTTGAAAAGAATCAGCTTGTTATCCTTTTTATTCAGTGAATAATTTTAAAATGTAAATAAAAATATATAATAAAACAAAAATATATTTATTGACATAAGTTGTCAAATTGTTGTTTTTTCTTTGTCCTTTATTCAATTATTCATTGACATGAGATTCAAACTTTCTTTACATATTGAAAAATTGGCCTTTGGAGATAAGCTGCCGCTAAGCTATACTTACGAGCTAAGCTCAGTCGTTTATAAAATTCTTTCCAAATCTGATAAAGAATTCGCTGTTTGGCTCCATGAAAACGTTTTCTGTTCAGGAAATAAAAAATTTAAATTATTCACTTTTTCCCGGCTTCATGTACCTTCGTTTCGCATAGAAGGCGAGTTTATGCATATTCTTTCCGATACGGTGGAATGGCAGATTTCTTTTCTCCCCGAGCGTAGTACACAGGAGTTTGTCAGAGGTGTTTTTCAGAACCAGACTTTCGAAGTAGGTACGCGTAAGGCAAATGTCCGTTTCCATGTACGTGAAATCAGTGTGATGCCGCTGCCCATTTTTACCGAAACAATGGAGTTTGAAACGCTTTCGCCCATTTGCATTTCATTTCGCGGCAAAAACGGGAAAGTGGATTATCTATCGCCTGACAATCCCGAAGCCCTGCCACTTATCCGACAAAACTTATTTAATAAATATTTTGCCTTTCATGGCAAAGAATATGATTCGGAATTTGATTTTAATTTCGAGGTACTGTCCAAACCTAAATCTGTGCTTGTCACCATCAAATCAGGCACACCGCAGCAAACCCGCGTTCGTGGCTTTATGTGCAGGTTTAAGATGACAGCACCGCTTGAGCTGATGAAAGTGGCGTATGATGCAGGAGTTGGAGAAAAGGGAAGTACAGGGTTTGGGATGATAAAAAGTATATAGGAATTAAAAACATATGGCTAATCATATCGTTGTATAATGATGATTTTCAATTTAAAAAATAAAAGATTCCATTTGGTGCGATTAAAATAAAACATTCAAATAATTATTTAAATTCAAAACGTTCAATTAATTTGGCAAAGATAATTATTTCTTTTATTTTTGCAAAATCTAATTTTATTACAAATGAGACTACACATAAAAATATCAAAATCTAACCAGGAAATTGGTTTTAATTACCAACCATTATTAACCGGATGCATTCATAAATGGTTGGGAGCCAATAATCTTGAACATGGAAAAATGAGTTTGTACTCTTTTTCATGGCTCCAGAATATTGACACGTCAAAGAAAGGTATTAAAATTAAAAATGGTTCTTATTTCACACTAAATTTTTATGATATTCAGTTGGTAAAAACAGTCGTGAAAAATATATTGGAGAAGCCTGAAATGTTTGCGGGGTCAAGAGTTTTGGATATTCGGATAGAATTTACACCCCAATTCTCTGGAAAAGAGCATTTTTTCTTAGCAAGTCCCGTTTTGGTAAAAAGATATAACGAGGATAAAGAAACACACTACACTTATTTAGACGACGAAGCTAATAATTTTATGACTGAAACGTTAAAAGCTAAAGCTAAAATTGCAGGATTAAACACAGAAAAACTAAAAGTATATTTTGATAGAAGTTATCACTCTCCCAAAACCAAAATCATTTCTTACAAAGGTATTCAAAATAAGGTCAATATATGTCCGGTAATTATTGAAGGATTACCTGAAATGATTGCTTTTGCCTGGGATGTGGGTTTGGGAAATAGCACAGGTATTGGATTTGGAGCTTTAAAATAGTCAACTATGAAGAATAAATTGTTTGTGGTAAAATATTCCGGTCCGTTCGGTTTTATAAAACCCTGGACTGCGGTGCGAGATAGCGAAACTTTCTCACAACAGTTTCTTACTCCGTCAATTGTTGAGGGAATTGAAAAAAAGTTGTTCCCTGAATTGTTGGGCATTGTGGGTATAAGAAAGATTGTGGGACATCGGTTGAGCTATGATCAAATCTCTCAACAACAAGAAGTTATTCAGACCCGGGGATGGAATAGTAAGAGAAAAGGAACGCAAATTCACTTTGAACGGCCTACTGCAATCATTGTCCGTGGTCTGTTGCTAAATCCCGTTCTTTTTTTAGCTTTTGAGAACGAAGATGATGCGGATGTCGCTTTTAACCAACATATCTGTCTTTGTAGAAACGAAGACATACTTTTACCTATAGAAACTTTTAAAATTGATGTGGAAGATTTCGACAACGAAGACACTTTTTCAGGATTTG
Protein-coding sequences here:
- the cas6 gene encoding CRISPR-associated endoribonuclease Cas6; translated protein: MRFKLSLHIEKLAFGDKLPLSYTYELSSVVYKILSKSDKEFAVWLHENVFCSGNKKFKLFTFSRLHVPSFRIEGEFMHILSDTVEWQISFLPERSTQEFVRGVFQNQTFEVGTRKANVRFHVREISVMPLPIFTETMEFETLSPICISFRGKNGKVDYLSPDNPEALPLIRQNLFNKYFAFHGKEYDSEFDFNFEVLSKPKSVLVTIKSGTPQQTRVRGFMCRFKMTAPLELMKVAYDAGVGEKGSTGFGMIKSI
- the hcp gene encoding hydroxylamine reductase, which encodes MFCFQCQETSKNTGCTVKGVCGKTADVANLQDLLMFLCKGISHYTVRLRELGIEIPEINKFITDSLFMTITNANFDKSRFITRILMAYEMRNAAKERLISAGGNIECITYDGAFWTGESEEEMAEKALDAGILTTKNEDIRSLRELTTYGLKGMAAYAEHAFNLGYEDNEIYGFMQRALVDVTNDSLTADELTALVLETGRYGVQAMALLDKANTSSYGNPEITKVNLGVRKNPGILISGHDMKDMEELLKQTEGTGVDVYTHSEMLPANYYPAFKKYKHFVGNYGSSWWHQTEDFENFNGVILFTTNCIVPPKRSSTYTDRVYTTGASGFEGFKHIEDRKDGQPKDFSALIAHAQKCAPPEEIESGEIIGGFAHNQVIALADKVVDAVKTGAIRKFFVMGGCDGRMSGRNYYTEFAEKLPKDTVILTAGCAKYRYNKLPLGDINGIPRILDAGQCNDSFSLVKIALALKEAFGLDDLNDLPIVYNIAWYEQKAVIVLLALLSLGVKNIHLGPTLPAFLSPNVINVLVNNFGISGITNVDEDMKVMLNA
- the cas6 gene encoding CRISPR-associated endoribonuclease Cas6; its protein translation is MRLHIKISKSNQEIGFNYQPLLTGCIHKWLGANNLEHGKMSLYSFSWLQNIDTSKKGIKIKNGSYFTLNFYDIQLVKTVVKNILEKPEMFAGSRVLDIRIEFTPQFSGKEHFFLASPVLVKRYNEDKETHYTYLDDEANNFMTETLKAKAKIAGLNTEKLKVYFDRSYHSPKTKIISYKGIQNKVNICPVIIEGLPEMIAFAWDVGLGNSTGIGFGALK
- the aspS gene encoding aspartate--tRNA ligase, encoding MYRNSTCGELRLTDANKEVTLAGWVSKIRKMGGMTFIDLRDRYGITQLSFNQEVDNNLFDQANKLGREWVIQVTGTVKERSSKNPHIPTGDIEIITSKLNVLNPAETPPFTIETETDGGDELRMKYRYLDLRRNVVRRNLELRHRMAFETRRYLDERDFLEVETPVLIGSTPEGARDFIVPSRMNQGEFYALPQSPQLFKQLLMVSGFDRYFQIVKCFRDEDLRADRQPEFTQIDCEMSFVQQEDVLNIFEGLTKHLFKTIKGIDISDFPRISYADAMRLYGSDKPDTRFGMTFNEMKDLTTKHNFGVFDSAEYVGAICAEGCATYTRKQLDELTDFVKRPQIGAKGLIYVRYNEDGSLKSSVDKFYGEEVLLKWAERCNARQGDLILMLAGEREKTQRQLSELRLEMGSRLGLRDKNNYQCLWVVDFPLLERDEEMNRFFAKHHPFTSPKPEDIPLLDSNPGDVRANAYDMVINGVEVGGGSIRIHDSALQKKMFSVLGFTEEKAQEQFGFLMNAFRFGAPPHGGIAFGLDRFVSIFAGLDSIRDCIAFPKNTAGRDVMIDAPSRVEQEQLDELGIMLKPEE
- a CDS encoding Crp/Fnr family transcriptional regulator encodes the protein MSEYNITLCPLFYNLSLEETDEILERSVSEVRTLDKGNYVTRQGDKINCLYLLMDGLVRTEMVAKDGNVLEIEFIEPVRPLAPAFLVASENRYPVDVITAERSVFYVIPKSLWLKEMMMNEKLLINFMKVNSNITVFLSKKLQMMSIKSLKGKLSLYILENTTPQNNSFILRRTQTQLAEYFGVQRPSLARTLGEMIREGLISLYKRELKVLDRKKLEDLV
- a CDS encoding Gfo/Idh/MocA family protein; translated protein: MSNQLSRRKFIKTAAVGAVGVTVFPQFLTSCKQNKAAGSDDEIIRLGFIGLGQQAMYLLNGFIGIPGVQVVAGSDVYGIKRERFLKRVNAHYADKQQEVAVETYENYKDLIAREDIDAVVIATPDHWHAFMAIDACNAKKNIYLEKPLTFTIKEGQMLVKAVRDNGVILGVGSQQRSDANFQHAVKMVQEGKIGKIEKVNAYVGAPPKPYDLPEEPVPADLNWPLWLGPSEFVHYNSQLNPPISLDPEQNEQFWGAWRWYKELGGGFTTDWGAHMFDIVQWGLEMDNSGPVEIIPAGYEDTKFLTYKYANGVVMTEEPFDEQQTKGVKFWGDKGWIEVSRGHFVASDDSLLPPKVEVAEGAYETKIPHLENFIESLKAKTDPVVPVETGHRSCTVCTLGNIAYDLGRPIKWDPATEKFVDDTEAEANRLFNKTYSEGYVL